The DNA window CATCACCGTATTCCGGAAAAGAGTACGCGATGAGCCATTCATCGCTAAATTCACCAAGAAAGAGCCGACTATCAAAGATCTCTTcgacatggctaactcctacGCAGTGGCCGCCAATGCGGTGTCCGCCTCACGGGGAGATAAGCACGATGAGAAAGGACAACTGTCTggcaaaggaaaggaaaaggagcacAAGAAGGACTCGGACTCACGGAAACGCAAGCTCGAGGAGCTGGTCGCTGTCGCAGATCGACAGCCGATCCAGCACCCCAAGATGTCTGATTATGACAAAGTCATGAACAGCAAGTGCCCCTACCACCTGAAGTCCTCCCACTTGGTCAAAGACTGCTTTGTCATGCGTCATTATGCAGAGAAACTAGCCAAAGGCCAGTCGTGGGCCGCCGGGCCAAGCAAGGCAAAGCCCGCCGACAAGAAAGACGACGACTTCCAAGACCCGCAAACTGAGCTAAACCATATCTTCAGTGGCCCGCTCGCATACGAGTCCAAGCGGAAGCAAAAGCTTGCATCAAGGGAGATAAACACCACAACGGTGGACGTCCCCCAGTACCTACGTTGGTCGGAAGTTCCGTTCACGTTCGACCGCTCAAATCACCATGACCAAGTGGCCCACCCGGGGCGGTACCCACTGGTGCTAGCCCCAGTCGTCAAAAGCGTCAAGTTGAAACGCGTGCTCATTGACGGAGGAAGCGCTCTCAACATCCTCTTCACCAAGACGCTCGATGACATGAAAATCCCGAGGTCGGAGCTACGCCCGAGCAATGCGCCCTTCCACGGGGTCATTCCTGGGCTGTCGGCAACACCACTTGGGCTGATCACTCTTCCGGTAACCTTCGGAACAAAGGATAACTACCGGACGGAGAATATCTACTTTAAAGTCGCTGACTTCGAAACGGCGTACCATGCCATTATTGGCAGGCCCGCGCTGGCAAAGTTCATGGCGGTCCCGCACTACACCTACCTCATGGTCAAGATGCCCGGATCACATGTCGTCATCACCCTGCACAGCGACATCAAGCAGGCCTTCAGTTGCGAGGCGGAAAGCTACGAAATCGCACAACAGGCTGAAGAGCAGGCCGCCCGGGAGCAAATACGCGAAGCCTCGACTCACAAGACGGGGGACGACGACCTACCGTCCAAAAAGACGACAAAGATCACCTCCAACAAGAAGAAACAAATCGCCCTCGACCCCACCGACTCGTCTAAAGTTACATTCATAGGAACTCAGTTAGATTCTAAATAGGAACTCGCGCTCATCACTTTCCTCcgaaataataaagatatcTTTGCTTGGAAACCGTCTGATATGTCGGAAGTCCCTAGGGAAATGATTGAGCACTCCTTGAAtgtaaaagacgatgctaggccAGTTAAGCAGCGCCTTCGCCGCTTCACACAAGATAGGAAGACGCGATTAAGAAGGAGTTGACCAACCTGCTCGTGGCTGGCTTCGTCAAAGAAGTCAAATACCCCGACTAGTTGGTCAACCCCGTCttggtcaaaaagaaaaacaacaaatggCGGATGTGTGTGGATTATATGGACCTTAACAAGGCATGCCCTAAGGATCCGTTTGGTCTGCCGTGCATCGACCAAGTCGTAGACTCGACGGCTGGCTGTGCATTACTCAGCTTCCTCGATTGCTACTCCGGCTAACATCAGATCAGCCTAAGACAGGCTAATCAGATGAAAACCACCTTCATCACACCATTCGGCACGAACTGCTATATCACGATGTTGTTCGGTCTGAAAAACGTAGGGGCAACCTAACAGCAAACGATCCAGGGTTGCCTCCACGACTAGATCGGGCGAAATGTAGAAGCATACGTCGACAACGTGGTCGTCAAGTCGAGGAAGAAGGATGACCTACTAGATGACCTAGGGGAAACCTTCAATAACCTCCGACGATACAAGATGAAACATAATCCCGAGAAGTGTGTGTTTGGCGTCCCCTTCGGCATGCTCCTTGGTTTCGTCGTCTCCTCGGTGGGGCATCGAGCCAAACCTGGAGAAAGTCCAGGCCATACTCAACATGAAGCCTCCCAGCGAGCTCCGGCACGTCCAGAAGCTGGCCGGATATATGGCGGCCCTTAGCCGATTCATTTCACGGCTCGGCCTACGAGGGACGCCCTTCTTCAAGCTATTGAAGAAGACCGACCATTTCACATGGACCCTGGAAGCACAAGAAGCCTTCGAGGACTTCAAGAAATACTTGACCTCTTCCCCGTCCTGGCTTCACCCTACCCAAGCGAGCCACTCCTACTCTACGTCTCAGCCACGGTCCTCGTGGTCGAGCGGGAGGAAGATGGGCATGCCCAATCGGTCCAGCGGCCAGTGTACTTCGTCAGCGAAGTACTCGGGGAGTCCAAGTTAAAGTATCCCCAAGTCCAGAAACTGCTCTACGGCGTCCTGATCACGGTAAGGAAGCTCGTTCATTACTTCCAAGCCCACCAGGTTTCAGTTGTCACGTCCTATCCACTCGGCGACATCATACACAACAAGGAGGTGCAAGGCCGCATCGCAAAGCGGGCACTAGTTATGATGCCAAACGACATCACCTTCAAGCCCCGCACCGCGATCAAGTCACAAGCACTCACCGACTTCGTGGCCGAGTGGATCGACGTACAACGGGAAACCGCGCCAAAAGAGTTGCCCCACTGGACAATGCACTTCGATGGCTCCTTACGCATGTCGAGGGCTGGGGCAGGAGTGGTGCTTATATCGCCTAACAGCGAGAAGTTCAAGTACGTACTCCAAATCCACTTCCCGGCCTCGCACAACGTAGCCGGGTACAAAGCGCTCCTCCACGGGCTGCGGTTGGCAATATCCCTCGGGATTAGGCAACTGCTCG is part of the Oryza brachyantha chromosome 2, ObraRS2, whole genome shotgun sequence genome and encodes:
- the LOC121053481 gene encoding uncharacterized protein LOC121053481, which translates into the protein MTDGVPAFTKNLSQLTWPTGFKPTGIKKYDDSTNPKAWLTVYSMAIQAAGGDTKAMTNYVSVALDDSVGHWLSGLPKRSIDSWAELRDWFIANFQDTYERPRTKYDLYQVQQRKSESLRTYIKRFSEVCNSIPDIKDDVVITVFRKRVRDEPFIAKFTKKEPTIKDLFDMANSYAVAANAVSASRGDKHDEKGQLSGKGKEKEHKKDSDSRKRKLEELVAVADRQPIQHPKMSDYDKVMNSKCPYHLKSSHLVKDCFVMRHYAEKLAKGQSWAAGPSKAKPADKKDDDFQDPQTELNHIFSGPLAYESKRKQKLASREINTTTVDVPQYLRWSEVPFTFDRSNHHDQVAHPGRYPLVLAPVVKSVKLKRVLIDGGSALNILFTKTLDDMKIPRSELRPSNAPFHGVIPGLSATPLGLITLPVTFGTKDNYRTENIYFKVADFETAYHAIIGRPALAKFMAVPHYTYLMVKMPGSHVVITLHSDIKQAFSCEAESYEIAQQAEEQAAREQIREASTHKTGDDDLPSKKTTKITSNKKKQIALDPTDSSKVTFIGTQLDSK